From Miscanthus floridulus cultivar M001 chromosome 15, ASM1932011v1, whole genome shotgun sequence, the proteins below share one genomic window:
- the LOC136509151 gene encoding uncharacterized protein — MASSTSSYPLVLLLLLAATAAAAAATEASIGGGNTTATSSSSPTAYEMLERYDFPRGILPAGVSGYELRGDGSFEVYFPRPCEFLLAGTWLVRYEARVRGSVAAGSLTALEGISVKVLFLWLGVGEVDRAGDTLSFYIGPVATSFPLDDFAESPRCRGYDYDGAGADDGFFLPAAAAAASS, encoded by the coding sequence ATGGCCAGCAGCACGAGCAGCTACCCTCTCGTGCTGCTCCTGCTGCTGGCGGCCACGGCCGCAGCGGCAGCCGCCACCGAGGCGTCCATCGGCGGCGGCAACACGACcgcgacgtcgtcgtcgtcgccgacgGCGTACGAGATGCTGGAGCGGTACGACTTCCCGCGGGGGATCCTACCGGCGGGGGTGTCCGGGTACGAGCTCCGCGGGGACGGCAGCTTCGAGGTGTACTTCCCGCGGCCCTGCGAGTTCCTGCTGGCGGGGACGTGGCTGGTCCGGTACGAGGCGCGCGTGCGGGGCTCCGTCGCGGCCGGGTCGCTCACGGCGCTTGAGGGGATCAGCGTGAAGGTGCTCTTCCTGTGGCTCGGCGTCGGCGAGGTGGACCGCGCCGGGGACACGCTCAGCTTCTACATCGGCCCCGTCGCCACCTCGTTCCCGCTCGatgactttgccgagagcccgcgcTGCCGCGGCTATGACTATGATGGCGCCGGCGCCGACGACGGCTTCTtcctcccggcggcggcggcggcggcatcgtcGTGA
- the LOC136508192 gene encoding uncharacterized protein isoform X2: MSACSPVPTLRPDERSDLLSLLAAAARPLTDVVADFLARFPRERRLRVGGALSFLLEDKKMLHPTGRLIAFAILHQSYSPQTANPYIPILLNVLNQSAVDYINGSVSASQDFLPREQLEKQYCSTSVHSRPQISSFRAAMVRSAIPDPDVPQSCANSPESSISPPGSKQKSASDDRDATIAVLLQDKSGGRLGPQWIRPTPPRLPVLDGELQWLNPDNNHELLWDYSMCADTSRGAAIRDLIARALKGPLAPAQQEEVIVELTNDPKLVYYCGMTPQKLPDLVEHNPLIAVEVLSKLIHSPDIPGYFDVLVHMEMSLHSMEVVNRLTTAVDLPTEFVHEYITNCIQSCQNIKDKYMQNRLVRLVCVFLQSLIRNKIINVQDLFIEVQAFCIEFSRIREAAGLFRLLKSLE, from the exons ATGTCGGCGTGCTCCCCCGTCCCCACGCTGCGTCCCGACGAGCGGTCCGACCTCCTCTCGCtgctggccgccgccgcccgcccgctcACCGACGTCGTCGCCGACTTCCTCGCGCGGTTCCCCCGCGAGCGCCGCCTCCGCGTCGGCGgcgccctctccttcctcctcgag GACAAGAAGATGCTTCATCCTACTGGCCGTTTAATTGCATTTGCAATTCTTCATCAGAGCTATTCGCCGCAGACGGCAAATCCATATATTCCTATATTGTTAAAT GTCCTGAATCAGTCTGCGGTAGATTACATTAATGGATCTGTTTCAGCATCTCAG GATTTTTTGCCTCGGGAACAACTTGAGAAGCAATATTGCAGTACTAGTGTACACTCCCGGCCTCAGATTAGTAGTTTCAGAGCTGCTATGGTTAGAAGTGCTATACCAGATCCAGACGTGCCTCAAAGTTGTGCAAATTCACCAGA GTCTTCGATATCACCACCTGGAAGCAAGCAGAAATCTGCTTCTGATGATAGAGATGCTACTATTGCTGTTTTACTCCAAGACAAATCGGGGGGAAGGTTGGGTCCGCAATGGATTCGGCCCACACCCCCAAGACTTCCTGTACTTGATGGGGAG CTACAATGGTTGAACCCTGACAATAACCACGAGCTATTATGGGATTATAGCATGTGTGCTGACACGAGTCGAGGGGCTGCTATCCGAGATTTGATTGCAAGAGCCTTAAAAGGTCCACTTGCACCTGCCCAACAGGAG GAAGTCATAGTAGAACTGACAAATGATCCTAAACTGGTTTATTACTGTGGGATGACCCCACAGAAGCTTCCT GATCTTGTTGAACACAACCCGCTCATTGCTGTTGAGGTTCTTTCGAAGCTAATTCACTCTCCTGACATTCCTGG TTACTTTGATGTTCTTGTGCACATGGAAATGAGCTTGCATTCTATGGAAGTTGTGAACAGACTTACTACTGCTGTTGACCTTCCAACAGAGTTTGTCCATGAGTACATCACAAATTGTATCCAATCATGTCAAAACATAAAG GATAAATACATGCAAAACAGACTTGTGAGACTAGTTTGTGTTTTCCTGCAGAGTCTTATCCGAAACAAGATTATAAACG TTCAAGATCTTTTCATTGAGGTACAAGCGTTCTGTATTGAATTTTCACGGATAAGGGAAGCAGCTGGTCTATTCCGGCTACTCAAATCGTTGGAGTGA
- the LOC136508192 gene encoding uncharacterized protein isoform X1, protein MSACSPVPTLRPDERSDLLSLLAAAARPLTDVVADFLARFPRERRLRVGGALSFLLEDKKMLHPTGRLIAFAILHQSYSPQTANPYIPILLNAACDETSEKSERAFVQLLLTSSSGNNNNEVLNQSAVDYINGSVSASQDFLPREQLEKQYCSTSVHSRPQISSFRAAMVRSAIPDPDVPQSCANSPESSISPPGSKQKSASDDRDATIAVLLQDKSGGRLGPQWIRPTPPRLPVLDGELQWLNPDNNHELLWDYSMCADTSRGAAIRDLIARALKGPLAPAQQEEVIVELTNDPKLVYYCGMTPQKLPDLVEHNPLIAVEVLSKLIHSPDIPGYFDVLVHMEMSLHSMEVVNRLTTAVDLPTEFVHEYITNCIQSCQNIKDKYMQNRLVRLVCVFLQSLIRNKIINVQDLFIEVQAFCIEFSRIREAAGLFRLLKSLE, encoded by the exons ATGTCGGCGTGCTCCCCCGTCCCCACGCTGCGTCCCGACGAGCGGTCCGACCTCCTCTCGCtgctggccgccgccgcccgcccgctcACCGACGTCGTCGCCGACTTCCTCGCGCGGTTCCCCCGCGAGCGCCGCCTCCGCGTCGGCGgcgccctctccttcctcctcgag GACAAGAAGATGCTTCATCCTACTGGCCGTTTAATTGCATTTGCAATTCTTCATCAGAGCTATTCGCCGCAGACGGCAAATCCATATATTCCTATATTGTTAAAT GCAGCCTGTGATGAAACGTCAGAGAAATCAGAACGGGCATTTGTCCAATTATTATTGACTTCATCTAGTGGAAACAATAATAATGAG GTCCTGAATCAGTCTGCGGTAGATTACATTAATGGATCTGTTTCAGCATCTCAG GATTTTTTGCCTCGGGAACAACTTGAGAAGCAATATTGCAGTACTAGTGTACACTCCCGGCCTCAGATTAGTAGTTTCAGAGCTGCTATGGTTAGAAGTGCTATACCAGATCCAGACGTGCCTCAAAGTTGTGCAAATTCACCAGA GTCTTCGATATCACCACCTGGAAGCAAGCAGAAATCTGCTTCTGATGATAGAGATGCTACTATTGCTGTTTTACTCCAAGACAAATCGGGGGGAAGGTTGGGTCCGCAATGGATTCGGCCCACACCCCCAAGACTTCCTGTACTTGATGGGGAG CTACAATGGTTGAACCCTGACAATAACCACGAGCTATTATGGGATTATAGCATGTGTGCTGACACGAGTCGAGGGGCTGCTATCCGAGATTTGATTGCAAGAGCCTTAAAAGGTCCACTTGCACCTGCCCAACAGGAG GAAGTCATAGTAGAACTGACAAATGATCCTAAACTGGTTTATTACTGTGGGATGACCCCACAGAAGCTTCCT GATCTTGTTGAACACAACCCGCTCATTGCTGTTGAGGTTCTTTCGAAGCTAATTCACTCTCCTGACATTCCTGG TTACTTTGATGTTCTTGTGCACATGGAAATGAGCTTGCATTCTATGGAAGTTGTGAACAGACTTACTACTGCTGTTGACCTTCCAACAGAGTTTGTCCATGAGTACATCACAAATTGTATCCAATCATGTCAAAACATAAAG GATAAATACATGCAAAACAGACTTGTGAGACTAGTTTGTGTTTTCCTGCAGAGTCTTATCCGAAACAAGATTATAAACG TTCAAGATCTTTTCATTGAGGTACAAGCGTTCTGTATTGAATTTTCACGGATAAGGGAAGCAGCTGGTCTATTCCGGCTACTCAAATCGTTGGAGTGA
- the LOC136508192 gene encoding uncharacterized protein isoform X3 has protein sequence MSACSPVPTLRPDERSDLLSLLAAAARPLTDVVADFLARFPRERRLRVGGALSFLLEDKKMLHPTGRLIAFAILHQSYSPQTANPYIPILLNAACDETSEKSERAFVQLLLTSSSGNNNNEVLNQSAVDYINGSVSASQDFLPREQLEKQYCSTSVHSRPQISSFRAAMVRSAIPDPDVPQSCANSPESSISPPGSKQKSASDDRDATIAVLLQDKSGGRLGPQWIRPTPPRLPVLDGELQWLNPDNNHELLWDYSMCADTSRGAAIRDLIARALKGPLAPAQQEEVIVELTNDPKLVYYCGMTPQKLPDLVEHNPLIAVEVLSKLIHSPDIPGYFDVLVHMEMSLHSMEVVNRLTTAVDLPTEFVHEYITNCIQSCQNIKDKYMQNRLVRLVCVFLQSLIRNKIINGL, from the exons ATGTCGGCGTGCTCCCCCGTCCCCACGCTGCGTCCCGACGAGCGGTCCGACCTCCTCTCGCtgctggccgccgccgcccgcccgctcACCGACGTCGTCGCCGACTTCCTCGCGCGGTTCCCCCGCGAGCGCCGCCTCCGCGTCGGCGgcgccctctccttcctcctcgag GACAAGAAGATGCTTCATCCTACTGGCCGTTTAATTGCATTTGCAATTCTTCATCAGAGCTATTCGCCGCAGACGGCAAATCCATATATTCCTATATTGTTAAAT GCAGCCTGTGATGAAACGTCAGAGAAATCAGAACGGGCATTTGTCCAATTATTATTGACTTCATCTAGTGGAAACAATAATAATGAG GTCCTGAATCAGTCTGCGGTAGATTACATTAATGGATCTGTTTCAGCATCTCAG GATTTTTTGCCTCGGGAACAACTTGAGAAGCAATATTGCAGTACTAGTGTACACTCCCGGCCTCAGATTAGTAGTTTCAGAGCTGCTATGGTTAGAAGTGCTATACCAGATCCAGACGTGCCTCAAAGTTGTGCAAATTCACCAGA GTCTTCGATATCACCACCTGGAAGCAAGCAGAAATCTGCTTCTGATGATAGAGATGCTACTATTGCTGTTTTACTCCAAGACAAATCGGGGGGAAGGTTGGGTCCGCAATGGATTCGGCCCACACCCCCAAGACTTCCTGTACTTGATGGGGAG CTACAATGGTTGAACCCTGACAATAACCACGAGCTATTATGGGATTATAGCATGTGTGCTGACACGAGTCGAGGGGCTGCTATCCGAGATTTGATTGCAAGAGCCTTAAAAGGTCCACTTGCACCTGCCCAACAGGAG GAAGTCATAGTAGAACTGACAAATGATCCTAAACTGGTTTATTACTGTGGGATGACCCCACAGAAGCTTCCT GATCTTGTTGAACACAACCCGCTCATTGCTGTTGAGGTTCTTTCGAAGCTAATTCACTCTCCTGACATTCCTGG TTACTTTGATGTTCTTGTGCACATGGAAATGAGCTTGCATTCTATGGAAGTTGTGAACAGACTTACTACTGCTGTTGACCTTCCAACAGAGTTTGTCCATGAGTACATCACAAATTGTATCCAATCATGTCAAAACATAAAG GATAAATACATGCAAAACAGACTTGTGAGACTAGTTTGTGTTTTCCTGCAGAGTCTTATCCGAAACAAGATTATAAACG GCTTGTAA